The genomic window TTAACTAGAGTCAGCAGGGTTCAGCCTCTGCAGACCATGAATGTTAGTAAAGAGAAAATCTGCAATCTGTCCAATAACTGCTGAGATATTTCATTCTGGACCAAAGTAGCGTATCGAGTGACATTTTCCTCCCGAGAGCAAAGCCACTGGTACGTCTaagaaacacagctgcaagtcATAAGAGCACGAGCTCGggagaacggggggggggggggggggggggaatcactCGCAGCACATCTGTAATCAATGTATTAGCTCACCTCTCTCCCTCATACTAACACAACTGGGTACAATGAGACGTTACAGGACACTTACAGCAGAGGACAGGGCGGACTGCAGACATGCAAAACTGCCAGGTCAGTCCACCCATGTGCAGGGTTTCAGACGGGTGTTAGTGGGATTCCTGACTTATTGCAGTATCTGGGTCAGGCTGAATACCAGTACAAGCTCAACAGGCTCAGAGTCGCTGTGGGTCAGTGTCGGTCCACCAGCGCCATTACAGCGAATCAGCGGCTAAATGTTTCAAGGTGTAAACACATGTgaaagagcagctgcagagtctgACATGTCAGGATGTGAGCGTCTCTTTTCATTTGTACAGCAGCGTGTCTCAATTCGaaggtttttctttgtttgtggttttcctCGTCCCCACCCTGCCtaattcccacaatgcatctgaaCAGGCCTCAGTGAACTCTCTTGGAAATCACCTCTAAGGAAACTATCCCTGTTTATTATAAATGTGACAAAGCACAAGGACAAACCCGAGGTGCACGTCCATGAAGGGCGTTTTGAAATTCAACTGTTTGAGATTATTTCTTGAACTTTCAGTAATTTGATAAGTAAAACGAATAAACTTGACAAAGCGTCGACTTCAaggtcaaatctattatagagTTTCATTCTTTGTCCGTCCACTTTCAGGAATTATCAAACTTCCTCAttagaaattaaataataaataattaattagacTTGGATCAGATATGATTTCTTCCTCTATGCAGTCTGAATAAACACAATGCTGCATCTTTCCACTGCGACATTTATTACCCACCTGACAGcccggtccccccccccccccccccaccccgacaACCTCATACATCTCAGGCCTCATGCATGTGATGAAGTCACCACATGATATATAGGTTTGCCATGTGAGGAAAAGCAGTTTGCATGCTCAGCGGGCCCCGGGGGGGGATTGAACCCGGCCTGTACGACACCGTCTGCCTCCGGTGGTACCGTAACTTTTCAAACTGCCGAGGAGACGCAGTGTGACTCACAGAGAGCTGTTTGTTCCTCTGGCTTCACAATGAGACGTCAAGGACTCGAGTCCAGCTCGGGGAGACTGCTGACACACGGCATGTAAAAACTCTTTCATCCCATTTTGTGTGGTACATTAACTCATGTCCTTTATTTAACTTGACTCAGTTCAAGTGTTTCAAACTAATATAACGTTAACATTAGATCTGCATTAgggtgtgtgttagtgaagCCACCTAAACTTTACTCAATGGTGAAGGATGAATGACTTATCTGCGTTTCGAAGAACAGGGATCAGCGGAGGATTTACAGCATTGTTGACAGGACTCGAGCTCATTCCCCACCCAAAGTTTCCAGACTCCACATTAAACTGGGTCATTAAAAGTCTCGCTGAACAAGAAGTCCGACTGCAGGCGTGTCCCTCTGTGGAAAATGTAAACTCACCATCTGGGCTTTTACAGAGCAGGAGACGAACTGAAGAGGACTCACCTGTGCAGTCACTGACACCACTGAAACAAATGGAACTTTATATTTCTCAAGGAAATTACTTTGTAGAGATTCACATTCAAGATAATACTTTTAATTGAACATCATTTTAATCTCATGTTGTAGTTACTTcatttttccttccttcctgtatTTCATGAAAATGTTTCCAGCTCAGAAAGCCGATGACACGTCCCTACGTCATTAAGCCACGATTGAAAAGCTCCTACTATGAACATAGATCTGTGTCTGGAGTTAAGTTGTTTCCACCACATGTGCAGAAGTCTCTGCTTCTAACGACTTGTATGTGCATTCAATATGGAGGGAGAGCACGTCTCTCATGGAAGTGAATGTTGAAGATTAAATGATTCAAGCCCTCGATTTCTATCTGAACTCAAACAAAGAGAAGATCCTCGGTTTCAGCCTCAATGCAGAAATTCAGTAGATCCATCAACTCctcttgaataaatatttttctcaCTCAATGACAACTAAAGACACTTTGCTTCAATTCCATTTGCATTTATTCTAAAGGGAAAATATATAATTCAATAAATATTGTCGCAACAACATTGGCAAAGACATTTTGAAGGTGAGATCAACATTCAAGAAAACATGACAATGTACATGGGAGGGAGGCAACAGCtgagaaaataataaagataaacagTCTGGCAACAGTACACTGGCATTTGAACAAGCTAATTGGGGAAGTTTTAAAAGTTCCATTAAAAGTGCATCAATAACTAGATTCAAACAGTCTGTAAATTGCACAGTTGTTCAAACGAAAACCACAAATTCAACAACGTCTCATTTTCTCATTCGTTGATTCGTTTAGTTGCATTTCCAATGGAGGCCCTCGTGGAATGAGCACATAGGACAAATAAGATCATCACAGTTCACAGTGTTTATTCAAAAGACGTGTGAATGACTGAATATATCGATAACCAGTTATCAGAAGTTAAAGTTAACACTGCACCACACATAAAACTCGGGCCTCCACAGATTTCTTTACGTGCATGAGTGAATTTACGACTTCCTGCAAATCCTTTGGAAATAAATCGCTGTTGCTGTGACTTGGTGCCGGGCCTCTACGAGGAGATATTACCCAACGGATGAGTCAGAGAACTTCTGATAAACAAGTTAAAGTTCTTTCAGCTCAATCTCTCACTCCTCGAGAGGATTAACGGCCAAATTCAATGTGTATTACATGGACTGAAGGAATCATCGGCAAAGCTTCGAGCCTGAATCCAGCCTCCTTGCTCATGGTTTTCAAGTCTCATGTTCAGAAAATCAGCAAACATCTAAAGCTGCTGAGGGGACATGTCGGCCTGACTGGTACAAACGTGCAGTTTTAACCTCGGACAGCTTCTAGCTTCAGCTCCTCGTGGCTGCAACTCATCAGGATTAAGCTTAAAAATCAAACAATGACGCAGTTACACACCAATGACTTCACATTATACTGACAACATCTCAAAGACAGGGGACACGCAGGGCCAGGATTCCTTCAGGTGGCGTGAGGAAACGCCTCTTCTGGTCTCCTCTGCACACAGACAGTTACTACAGGAGCTACAGGAGCAGGGGTGAGGGTGAATCAGTTCCAAACCACAGGGACGACTTGTTGTTTAAGCCCTCCGAGCTAAAAGTCCTTGATCCGgcacaaacaacagcagctccaccttttctttttttctcccagaGCATCCAAACCCCTAATCGCAGGCTTTGGTTCTCATTCACAAAGATCACACGTTCTCAAACCCTTCCTTTACAAATGACTGCGTCCTCATGACATCACTACTCCTGCTCATTTCCTGTTGGCGTGGAAAGCCTCCACCGCGTCCGCTTTGTCCTCCCGGAGGAAGCAGGTCACTTCCTGGAGCAGGTAGCCCTCTGACAGATTGCTTCCTTGTCTGATAGGGCAGGGGGCCAAATGGATTGGGACGCGATGACGTGTTGAGTTTTTGTCGGTGCAGAGTATTCCAGTAACATGTAGATGAGTTGAAGCTAACAAAAGCCCTCTCCAGTCACATCGGGGGCCTTGAGCATGCAGGAGGGAGCGCTGCCCCATCGTTTCCTGCTCGCACTGGGTTCTGTCCTCATTCTCCTCAGGCTAATCCCCCTCAGGCCGGTCGGTTACATGACAGAGCAACTTTTGGCTTTGTCCTTCCGGAGGTCCGAAGCCACGGCCGCCAGGTCGGGCCGACTGGGCATGTGTGAAATCCTCTTGTTGCCGCGGGTGGCTTTACTGCGCTTGAcgtttttgtggtttttgttgATGCAAGCCAGCGTGGCCACGTGGAAAATGTCTCTGACGCTGTTCTCCGACTGCTGCGCCGAGCACTCGATGTAGGGCGCCGAGATCTGCTTGGCCATGCTGGAACCCTGAGGAGGGAAGAGGTCAGATAGGGTCAGCGCCGGAAGGAACGGATCGAGGTCAGGTTAGCCGGGAGGTGAACACATTTACTGGCGTCAACGATGACGAAAGGATTTCGGCTCTCAGGGATCAGTTAGACCTGGCTTGAGGTCGAGTACAATGAGCTGTTATTCATCAGAGATTACAGTCCCACACATGGAGGTTGAACACTGTTAATCTGCCTACCTGGTCATAAGAGACTGGGGTCTGTCTGTGGTTGGAAAGCTCCACCAATGTGCTCAGGTCAGTGCGCAGGTCAGATTTACATCCAACCAGCAGCATCTTGGTGTTGGGACAAAACTCCTGGATCTCCCCTTTCCACTGTGGAGAAACACAGAACATCTCAGTCAGGCATCATCTCACAACGTTGTCTCCTAATGCAAAAGGGAAATTATCTGTCAATCCATCAGTATCATATAACCATtcccaaataaatataaaccagGAGTTTGAAAACTATGATTCAAAGTTATTCCGTGTTAAGAAAGAATGTTCCTGGCACAAGTTCCAACCCCCCCGTCACCCGCCTTCTCGAGTCCAAAGGTTAAAGCTGGCACTTCCTGCAGCCCCCTCACACATTGAACCCTGGAATGGAACCACAAATAATCCTCACGTTTCCTCCCTGACAACAATAAACACTCTGTGATCGATGGCATTTCTCCAGGGGTCTTAATCTGAGGCTCACGTGCCTCAGGACTCACTGGCTGGTCAGCGGATCAAGTTCGAGCGACGTCCAAAGAGGAAGTTGTTTAGTCCAAATAAATACCATCGCTGATGCTAATGTGCAGAGTCATTGTTTGAGGCGTGACCTCTGACTGACACAACGATCACAAGTCTTTTATATGTTAATGATATTCCAAATTACTACTAATGTGTAAAAGTGTTGTACAGGACGTTAACATTTAGACCCAAAATAAAGCTGCAGGACATGTTCatctatgtatttttaaatgagtTCTGTTTAAATATGACTCATTTAGGCTGTAGAAATAAGGCCAGGGACGGATCCTGTCATT from Platichthys flesus chromosome 22, fPlaFle2.1, whole genome shotgun sequence includes these protein-coding regions:
- the rnd3a gene encoding rho family GTPase 3a, giving the protein MKERRSCQKQSLKSSMDPSHSVKCKIVVVGDSQCGKTALLHVFAKDCFPESYVPTVFENYTASFEIDTQRIELSLWDTSGSPYYDNVRPLSYPDSDAVLICFDISRPETLDSVMKKWKGEIQEFCPNTKMLLVGCKSDLRTDLSTLVELSNHRQTPVSYDQGSSMAKQISAPYIECSAQQSENSVRDIFHVATLACINKNHKNVKRSKATRGNKRISHMPSRPDLAAVASDLRKDKAKSCSVM